The following proteins are co-located in the Longimicrobium terrae genome:
- a CDS encoding DinB family protein, protein MQSGTSSERSGLAKRFGEVEREVADFFSSLRDDEFVHRVNDAWTPAEHLHHLNIGVSAVAKALGYPKLLPRVLFGRARGPSRTFEAVRDTYRGLLAGGGGATGAYVPPRDDPAAAQVPAHREALLARWGRVNARLVAAAESWTDAHLDRIRLPHPILGKLTVREMLFFTLYHNTHHVAAAKRRLDRFRSET, encoded by the coding sequence ATGCAATCGGGAACATCGTCCGAGCGATCCGGGCTGGCGAAGCGCTTTGGGGAGGTGGAGCGCGAGGTGGCGGACTTCTTTTCGTCGCTGCGCGATGACGAGTTCGTGCATCGCGTGAATGATGCGTGGACGCCGGCGGAGCATCTTCATCACCTGAACATCGGCGTGAGCGCGGTGGCCAAGGCGCTCGGCTACCCCAAGCTGCTGCCGCGCGTCTTGTTCGGCCGCGCTCGAGGGCCGTCGCGGACGTTCGAGGCCGTGCGGGATACGTATCGCGGACTGCTGGCGGGCGGCGGCGGGGCGACGGGCGCGTACGTTCCGCCGCGCGACGACCCCGCGGCCGCGCAGGTGCCTGCGCACAGGGAGGCGCTGCTGGCGCGCTGGGGCCGCGTGAACGCGCGCCTGGTCGCGGCGGCGGAGTCGTGGACGGATGCGCACCTGGACCGCATCCGCCTGCCGCACCCGATTCTGGGCAAGCTTACCGTCCGCGAAATGCTCTTCTTTACGCTCTACCACAACACGCACCACGTCGCCGCCGCCAAGCGCCGGCTGGACCGCTTCCGCTCCGAAACCTGA
- a CDS encoding NUDIX hydrolase, with protein sequence MARAPFQVLVFAYTWVDDEPRYAVLRRADLGVWQAIAGGGEGEETPEQAARREAFEEAGVPADADLLPLKSIGQIPVDHFRDRAHWPPDLTTIPEYSFAVAADPALIRLSAEHDVIAWLCFDDAIARLEWDSNRAALAELHGRVFGTSLQEAGLETTNRDE encoded by the coding sequence ATGGCGCGCGCTCCGTTCCAGGTGCTCGTCTTTGCGTACACGTGGGTTGATGACGAGCCGCGCTACGCGGTTCTGCGCCGCGCTGATCTCGGCGTGTGGCAGGCGATCGCCGGTGGTGGGGAAGGGGAGGAGACGCCGGAGCAGGCGGCCCGCCGCGAGGCGTTCGAGGAGGCCGGCGTTCCGGCGGATGCCGATCTGCTCCCGCTGAAGTCCATCGGCCAGATCCCGGTCGATCACTTCCGCGATCGCGCGCACTGGCCGCCGGATCTGACGACGATCCCGGAATACAGCTTCGCGGTCGCCGCAGACCCCGCGCTGATCCGCCTCTCCGCCGAGCACGACGTGATCGCGTGGCTTTGTTTCGATGACGCGATCGCGCGGCTGGAGTGGGACAGCAATCGCGCCGCGCTCGCCGAACTGCACGGCCGGGTTTTCGGCACCTCTCTGCAAGAGGCTGGGCTGGAAACCACGAATCGCGACGAGTGA